In one window of Microplitis demolitor isolate Queensland-Clemson2020A chromosome 4, iyMicDemo2.1a, whole genome shotgun sequence DNA:
- the LOC103579763 gene encoding mitochondrial genome maintenance exonuclease 1, with product MFKFSNMPVTICYLNCTRIFIRSKSKYLSKAEVIKRLMKERTKSFGPLLENSKQKKNRLKSIELNIKVESTPTNNNNTLNLKNSEFLWTINSTNNGNLKLIKTGGKEKSKQVLSHTKYKNNDDNNNNNDNHNNNLSSDLIVSNDKNENREKTLPENKYNKNDNRNQLYDSVQLNEDDYLSSNKLIKPEVNIKNSLNFEITNFPLIKTPKDDQDYWKISEIITQPLIESKNFSLPGVTKILSATMSDEAKLMLENWKKKMILELGVEGFEKYNRDLLNDSKIMHSLIGNTLMKEQVDVPDHLKPTYSSIKLILKDVTDVRLIESHVVHPTLGYRGIVDCVACYRGNLCLIDWKKSEKIKTLSSIYDSPLQLSAYIGALNSDPNYPFKVKTGVLAIAYVDGQPPSVFEFTASKLEFYWKEWLKRVEKYYST from the exons atgtttaaattttcaaatatgcCCGTGACTATTTGTTACTTAAATTGCACacgaatatttattagaagtaaatctaaatatttatcaaaagctGAAGTGATAAAACGTTTGATGAAAGAACGAACGAAATCATTTGGTCCATTGTTAGAAAAtagtaaacagaaaaaaaacagattaaaatcaattgaattaaatataaaagttgaaTCAACaccaacaaataataataatactttaaatttaaaaaattcggaaTTTTTATGGACAATCAATAGCACAAATAATGGAAATTTGAAACTTATTAAGACAGGTggaaaagaaaaatcaaaacaaGTATTATCACATacaaaatataagaataatgatgataacaacaataataatgataatcataataataatttatcatcagatttaattgtaagcaatgataaaaatgaaaatcgtGAAAAAACTTTacctgaaaataaatataataaaaatgataatcgAAATCAATTATACGATTCTGTTCAATTAAATGAAgatgattatttatcatcgaataaattgataaaacctgaagttaatataaaaaatagtttaaactttgaaataaCAAATTTCCCATTAATCAAAACTCCTAAGGATGATCAAGACTATTggaaaatttctgaaattatAACCCAACCATTGATAGaatcaaaaaacttttctttgcCTGgtgtaactaaaattttaagtgcaaCTATGTCTGATGAAGCTAAATTGATGTTAGAAAACtggaaaaagaaaatgattttggaATTAGGTGTTGAAGGgttcgaaaaatataatcgag aTTTATTGAATGACAGTAAAATAATGCATTCATTAATTGGAAATACTTTAATGAAAGAGCAAGTTGACGTACCTGATCATTTAAAACCAACCTACAgtagtataaaattaatattgaaagaTGTAACTGATGTACGATTGATAGAGTCGCATGTTGTTCATCCGACTCTTGGATACCGTGGGATTGTTGACTGCGTTGCCTGTTATAG AGGTAATTTATGTCTTATCGATTGGAAAAAgtctgagaaaataaaaacattgagTTCAATTTACGATTCACCTTTGCAGCTGAGCGCTTACATTGGTGCATTAAATAGCGACCCGAATTATCCATTCAAG GTGAAAACTGGCGTTTTGGCAATTGCTTATGTTGATGGGCAGCCGCCTTCAGTATTTGAATTTACCGCTTctaaacttgaattttattggaaAGAATGGTTGAAaagagttgaaaaatattattctaccTAA
- the LOC128667545 gene encoding general odorant-binding protein lush-like, producing the protein MKIKGMSSILTIAIATVFWISLNIFHTEAAMTVEQIKDMVKPLGKSCASKVGLSPELQEAHRNGEFPENRTLMCYLYCLGKLTKNVDKNDNIDIEGKIKQLKMVLPEELIPSSIDAYNTCFLKATSEDPCEKSYQFAKCYYETDAKTYFFP; encoded by the exons atgaaaataaaggGCATGAGTAGTATTCTTACAATAGCAATTGCAACTGTTTTTTGGatctcattaaatattttccatacTGAGGCT GCCATGACTGTAGAACAAATAAAAGATATGGTAAAACCATTGGGTAAATCTTGTGCATCAAAAGTAGGACTTAGTCCAG AGTTACAAGAAGCACATAGAAATGGAGAATTTCCAGAGAACAGAACACTAATGTGTTATCTTTATTGTCTTggaaaattaactaaaaat GTCGACAAAAATGATAACATTGACATCGAAGGTAAAATCAAACAATTGAAAATGGTATTACCAGAAGAATTAATACCAAGTTCCATAGATGCTTACAATACTTGTTTTCTTAAAG CGACAAGTGAGGATCCATgtgaaaaaagttatcaatttGCGAAATGTTATTATGAAACAGATGCGAag ACTTacttttttccataa
- the LOC103579753 gene encoding mitochondrial chaperone BCS1 has translation MTIVEYIQTLSDNPYFGAGFGLAGLGVGAAFLRKGSQVATILFKRHYMITLEVPCRDKSYQWLLQWITHKGARKTQHLSVETSFELKETGHVKTKYDFIPSIGTHFLKYKGNWIKVQRTREQQTLDLHMGIPWETVQLTALGNDKSIYFEILEEARQMALKEHEGKTIMYTAMGSEWRQFGHPRKKRPIDSVVLGDGIAERILNDCKEFINNPGWYSDRGIPYRRGYLLHGPPGCGKSSFITALAGELERGICVLNLSERGLTDDRLNHLLAVAPQQTIILLEDIDAAFKDRSQDTHTKTAYEGLNNLTMSGLLNCLDGVASTEARILFMTTNYKEKLDAALVRPGRVDVKEYIGYCSKSQVEKMFLRFYRGPDQTKAHELAKEFAQGVANHGKDVSPAQIQGFFMFYKNSPEQVLSNISQIWELTK, from the exons aTGACAATTGTTGAGTACATACAGACACTGTCAGACAATCCTTACTTTGGAGCAGGTTTTGGTTTAGCAGGACTAGGTGTTGGTGCAGCTTTTTTACGAAAAGGATCACAAGTTGCGACTATtcttttcaa gcGTCATTATATGATTACCTTAGAAGTTCCATGTCGTGATAAAAGTTATCAGTGGTTACTTCAATGGATAACACACAAAGGTGCTCGTAAAACTCAACATTTATCCGTAGAAACTAGTTTTGAATTAAAAGAAACTGGTCAtgtcaaaacaaaatatgattttataccCAGTATTGGTAcccattttttaaa atataaagGAAATTGGATAAAAGTTCAAAGAACACGAGAGCAACAGACACTAGATCTACATATGGGAATACCATGGGAAACTGTTCAATTAACAGCATTAGGAAATgacaaaagtatttattttgaaattctcGAAGaag cCCGTCAAATGGCATTGAAAGAACATGAAGGCAAGACAATAATGTACACTGCTATGGGAAGTGAGTGGCGTCAATTTGGTCATCCACGTAAAAAACGTCCAATAGATTCAGTTGTTCTAGGGGATGGAATAGCTGAGAGAATCCTAAATGACTGCaaagaatttattaacaatccTGGATGGTACAGCGATCGAG GAATACCTTATCGACGTGGCTATTTACTCCACGGTCCTCCAGGATGTGGCAAATCCTCATTCATTACTGCTCTTGCTGGTGAATTAGAACGTGGAATTTGTGTATTAAATTTGTCCGAACGAGGACTTACGGATGACCGTTTAAATCATCTTCTTGCTGTTGCACCACAGCAGACAATAATTCTACTTGAGGATATTGACGCAGCTTTCAAAGATCGTTCTCAAGATACTCACA cTAAAACTGCCTATGAAGGcttgaataatttaacaatgagCGGGTTATTAAATTGTCTTGATGGCGTTGCTTCAACAGAAgcgagaattttatttatgacaacaaattataaagaaaaattagatGCAGCTCTCGTAAGACCAGGGAGAGTTGATGTTAAAGAATATATTGGTTACTGTAGTAAAAGTcaagttgaaaaaatgtttttacgaTTTTACCGTGGCCCTGATCAAACTAAAGCTCATGAGTTAGCTAAAGAATTTGCTCAGGGTGTTGCTAATCATGGAAAAGACGTCAGTCCAGCACAAATACAAGGTTtctttatgttttataaaaacagtCCAGAACAAGTATTAAGCAATATCTCACAAATATGGGAATTAACTAAGtag